A single genomic interval of Dysidea avara chromosome 8, odDysAvar1.4, whole genome shotgun sequence harbors:
- the LOC136263014 gene encoding uncharacterized protein — MNMSSLWRPGKSKTLERSKATDEEPEMASKGRSRSKTVLNSLKGKLWKRNRASTLSVAYPTTSKSSTLPSSRHRPRDEDEDSSVVKFEIPMNGNTPTRAFHYSTEDLCAPDGQDLTRKHSSDSSDSGVDTIAGSMPSCCVVETHNSDGITLCAQYDGKSVANAFGPMKDVGRLFVYQIEHEIGTRPPCPLPPAIKPVYEDDSSDKDSDEKDDTTRVGDEKVYDTVSPSSQSPRGLSLGLRDLAQHGWYWGPITRQEAEEILCGQTDGTFLVRDSSNDRYLLSVSFRSQGRTLHTRIEYGNGNFSFFGFPEAESDSFGSVVELINCSVQRSQNNSVFCFSRARTYHSVAIPVRLSIPMSRFMSVQSLQHRCRFVIRQHTRFDLIRELPLPKLLHNYLQQSHY, encoded by the coding sequence ATGAATATGTCGTCTCTTTGGCGTCCTGGTAAAAGTAAGACTTTAGAACGAAGCAAGGCTACCGATGAAGAACCAGAAATGGCCAGCAAAGGACGTTCTAGAAGCAAAACTGTGTTAAATTCTTTAAAAGGAAAGTTATGGAAGAGAAACAGAGCGAGTACTTTGTCAGTAGCATACCCAACGACTTCAAAAAGTTCTACACTTCCAAGTTCGCGACATAGGCCGCGAGACGAGGATGAAGACTCTAGTGTCGTCAAGTTTGAAATTCCCATGAACGGCAATACTCCCACGAGGGCGTTTCACTACTCTACGGAAGACCTTTGCGCACCAGATGGACAAGATTTGACCAGAAAACATAGTTCAGATTCTTCTGACTCCGGTGTGGATACTATCGCTGGGAGCATGCCAAGCTGTTGCGTCGTGGAGACTCACAATTCAGACGGGATTACACTGTGTGCACAGTATGATGGCAAGTCTGTTGCAAACGCTTTCGGACCGATGAAGGACGTGGGTCGTTTGTTTGTGTATCAAATAGAACATGAGATAGGCACTCGCCCACCTTGTCCATTACCGCCTGCTATAAAACCTGTTTATGAAGATGATTCTTCTGATAAAGACAGTGATGAAAAGGATGATACTACTCGTGTGGGTGATGAAAAGGTTTATGACACAGTCTCGCCTTCTTCTCAGAGCCCACGAGGTCTATCACTAGGTCTCCGTGATCTTGCTCAACATGGATGGTACTGGGGACCTATAACAAGACAAGAAGCTGAGGAAATACTTTGTGGACAAACTGATGGAACATTTCTAGTACGTGACAGCTCCAATGATAGATACTTGTTGAGCGTTAGTTTTAGATCACAAGGAAGAACTCTCCATACTCGTATTGAGTATGGAAATGGAAATTTTAGCTTTTTTGGGTTTCCAGAAGCTGAGTCGGACAGTTTTGGCTCTGTTGTTGAATTGATAAATTGTTCAGTCCAGCGTTCTCAGAATAATAGTGTGTTTTGTTTTAGCCGTGCACGGACATATCATTCTGTGGCTATACCAGTACGGCTGAGCATCCCAATGTCCCGTTTCATGAGTGTCCAATCTTTACAACATCGGTGTCGTTTTGTCATCCGCCAGCACACAAGATTTGACCTTATCAGAGAACTACCGCTACCAAAACTTCTTCACAATTATCTTCAACAATCCCACTATTAA